A single genomic interval of Symphalangus syndactylus isolate Jambi chromosome 18, NHGRI_mSymSyn1-v2.1_pri, whole genome shotgun sequence harbors:
- the CIMIP2C gene encoding ciliary microtubule inner protein 2C isoform X5, whose amino-acid sequence MASRSAGTLLTEFNAAYVPPGLMPGYQGHVPTVASSFGAPYGTTTLKYFQDHRNAAMEKSHTPFGQGSHFPTIFSTNPNLLLMEHASTRDRWLHKPSYTHFNLDSHRSTELTNFYQMVQQHRKYYQDKTGMVPRVPYFALPVREPERYPLPTVLPPLCPKKKWHLLRLAPENLKTYQTFPSGKRVSPQERKKRDCYFEFRA is encoded by the exons atggcctcccgcAGCGCGGGCACCCTACTGACCGAGTTCAATGCCGCCTACGTGCCCCCTGGCCTCATGCCCGG GTACCAGGGCCACGTCCCCACTGTGGCCTCCTCCTTTGGCGCTCCCTACGGCACCACCACCCTCAAGTACTTCCAGGACCACCGCAACGCAGCCATGGAGAAGAGCCACACTCCCTTCGGCCAAGGCAGCCACTTCCCCACCATCTTCTCCACCAACCCCAACCTCCTGCTGATGGAGCACGCGAGCACCCGGGACCGCTGGCTGCACAAGCCCAGCTACACTCACTTCAACCTGGACAGCCACCGCTCCACAGAGCTCACGAATTTCTACCAG ATGGTCCAGCAGCATCGGAAGTACTATCAAGACAAGACGGGCATGGTGCCTCGAGTCCCCTACTTTGCGCTGCCAGTGAGGGAGCCGGAACGGTACCCCCTCCCCACCGTCCT GCCTCCTCTGTGCCCGAAGAAGAAGTGGCACCTTTTAAGACTAGCCCCCGAGAACCTGAAGACCTACCAGACCTTCCCATCAGGGAAGAGGGTCTCTCCACAAGAGCGGAAAAAGAGAGACTGCTACTTTGAATTCAGAGCATGA
- the CIMIP2C gene encoding ciliary microtubule inner protein 2C isoform X3: MPWVDSDLKRFLVPGPRPHCGLLLWRSLRHHHPQVLPGPPQRSHGEEPHSLRPRQPLPHHLLHQPQPPADGAREHPGPLAAQAQLHSLQPGQPPLHRAHEFLPDGPAASEVLSRQDGHGASSPLLCAASEGAGTVPPPHRPVAWPLAPLLTVSQLTQRANQVVGRRGPPLCPKKKWHLLRLAPENLKTYQTFPSGKRVSPQERKKRDCYFEFRA; the protein is encoded by the exons ATGCCATGGGTTGATTCTGATTTAAAGAGATTCTTA GTACCAGGGCCACGTCCCCACTGTGGCCTCCTCCTTTGGCGCTCCCTACGGCACCACCACCCTCAAGTACTTCCAGGACCACCGCAACGCAGCCATGGAGAAGAGCCACACTCCCTTCGGCCAAGGCAGCCACTTCCCCACCATCTTCTCCACCAACCCCAACCTCCTGCTGATGGAGCACGCGAGCACCCGGGACCGCTGGCTGCACAAGCCCAGCTACACTCACTTCAACCTGGACAGCCACCGCTCCACAGAGCTCACGAATTTCTACCAG ATGGTCCAGCAGCATCGGAAGTACTATCAAGACAAGACGGGCATGGTGCCTCGAGTCCCCTACTTTGCGCTGCCAGTGAGGGAGCCGGAACGGTACCCCCTCCCCACCGTCCT GTTGCCTGGCCACTTGCACCGCTGCTGACAGTTTCACAACTAACGCAAAGGGCCAACCAGGTGGTTGGGAGAAGAGG GCCTCCTCTGTGCCCGAAGAAGAAGTGGCACCTTTTAAGACTAGCCCCCGAGAACCTGAAGACCTACCAGACCTTCCCATCAGGGAAGAGGGTCTCTCCACAAGAGCGGAAAAAGAGAGACTGCTACTTTGAATTCAGAGCATGA
- the CIMIP2C gene encoding ciliary microtubule inner protein 2C isoform X4: MPWVDSDLKRFLAWGPSLICGSTTPTVIGRYQGHVPTVASSFGAPYGTTTLKYFQDHRNAAMEKSHTPFGQGSHFPTIFSTNPNLLLMEHASTRDRWLHKPSYTHFNLDSHRSTELTNFYQMVQQHRKYYQDKTGMVPRVPYFALPVREPERYPLPTVLPPLCPKKKWHLLRLAPENLKTYQTFPSGKRVSPQERKKRDCYFEFRA, from the exons ATGCCATGGGTTGATTCTGATTTAAAGAGATTCTTA GCCTGGGGCCCTTCATTGATCTGTGGCTCCACCACCCCCACCGTGATCGGCAGGTACCAGGGCCACGTCCCCACTGTGGCCTCCTCCTTTGGCGCTCCCTACGGCACCACCACCCTCAAGTACTTCCAGGACCACCGCAACGCAGCCATGGAGAAGAGCCACACTCCCTTCGGCCAAGGCAGCCACTTCCCCACCATCTTCTCCACCAACCCCAACCTCCTGCTGATGGAGCACGCGAGCACCCGGGACCGCTGGCTGCACAAGCCCAGCTACACTCACTTCAACCTGGACAGCCACCGCTCCACAGAGCTCACGAATTTCTACCAG ATGGTCCAGCAGCATCGGAAGTACTATCAAGACAAGACGGGCATGGTGCCTCGAGTCCCCTACTTTGCGCTGCCAGTGAGGGAGCCGGAACGGTACCCCCTCCCCACCGTCCT GCCTCCTCTGTGCCCGAAGAAGAAGTGGCACCTTTTAAGACTAGCCCCCGAGAACCTGAAGACCTACCAGACCTTCCCATCAGGGAAGAGGGTCTCTCCACAAGAGCGGAAAAAGAGAGACTGCTACTTTGAATTCAGAGCATGA
- the CIMIP2C gene encoding ciliary microtubule inner protein 2C isoform X1, translating into MPWVDSDLKRFLRRPGLRGELRRLRRKGTEVVEKSQNRQGHGVKGGTSVASRDAAPVLLVRRPRPKAQGKTPEEVPGPRPHCGLLLWRSLRHHHPQVLPGPPQRSHGEEPHSLRPRQPLPHHLLHQPQPPADGAREHPGPLAAQAQLHSLQPGQPPLHRAHEFLPDGPAASEVLSRQDGHGASSPLLCAASEGAGTVPPPHRPVAWPLAPLLTVSQLTQRANQVVGRRGPPLCPKKKWHLLRLAPENLKTYQTFPSGKRVSPQERKKRDCYFEFRA; encoded by the exons ATGCCATGGGTTGATTCTGATTTAAAGAGATTCTTA AGGAGACCTGGCCTCCGTGgggaactcaggaggctgaggaggaagggcaCTGAGGTGGTGGAGAAGAGTCAGAACCGCCAGGGTCACGGTGTCAAGGGCGGCACCTCTGTGGCATCCAGGGAT GCAGCGCCCGTTCTGTTGGTGAGGAGACCGAGGCCCAAGGCACAGGGAAAGACCCCAGAAGAG GTACCAGGGCCACGTCCCCACTGTGGCCTCCTCCTTTGGCGCTCCCTACGGCACCACCACCCTCAAGTACTTCCAGGACCACCGCAACGCAGCCATGGAGAAGAGCCACACTCCCTTCGGCCAAGGCAGCCACTTCCCCACCATCTTCTCCACCAACCCCAACCTCCTGCTGATGGAGCACGCGAGCACCCGGGACCGCTGGCTGCACAAGCCCAGCTACACTCACTTCAACCTGGACAGCCACCGCTCCACAGAGCTCACGAATTTCTACCAG ATGGTCCAGCAGCATCGGAAGTACTATCAAGACAAGACGGGCATGGTGCCTCGAGTCCCCTACTTTGCGCTGCCAGTGAGGGAGCCGGAACGGTACCCCCTCCCCACCGTCCT GTTGCCTGGCCACTTGCACCGCTGCTGACAGTTTCACAACTAACGCAAAGGGCCAACCAGGTGGTTGGGAGAAGAGG GCCTCCTCTGTGCCCGAAGAAGAAGTGGCACCTTTTAAGACTAGCCCCCGAGAACCTGAAGACCTACCAGACCTTCCCATCAGGGAAGAGGGTCTCTCCACAAGAGCGGAAAAAGAGAGACTGCTACTTTGAATTCAGAGCATGA
- the CIMIP2C gene encoding ciliary microtubule inner protein 2C isoform X2, with product MPWVDSDLKRFLRRPGLRGELRRLRRKGTEVVEKSQNRQGHGVKGGTSVASRDAAPVLLVRRPRPKAQGKTPEEVPGPRPHCGLLLWRSLRHHHPQVLPGPPQRSHGEEPHSLRPRQPLPHHLLHQPQPPADGAREHPGPLAAQAQLHSLQPGQPPLHRAHEFLPDGPAASEVLSRQDGHGASSPLLCAASEGAGTVPPPHRPASSVPEEEVAPFKTSPREPEDLPDLPIREEGLSTRAEKERLLL from the exons ATGCCATGGGTTGATTCTGATTTAAAGAGATTCTTA AGGAGACCTGGCCTCCGTGgggaactcaggaggctgaggaggaagggcaCTGAGGTGGTGGAGAAGAGTCAGAACCGCCAGGGTCACGGTGTCAAGGGCGGCACCTCTGTGGCATCCAGGGAT GCAGCGCCCGTTCTGTTGGTGAGGAGACCGAGGCCCAAGGCACAGGGAAAGACCCCAGAAGAG GTACCAGGGCCACGTCCCCACTGTGGCCTCCTCCTTTGGCGCTCCCTACGGCACCACCACCCTCAAGTACTTCCAGGACCACCGCAACGCAGCCATGGAGAAGAGCCACACTCCCTTCGGCCAAGGCAGCCACTTCCCCACCATCTTCTCCACCAACCCCAACCTCCTGCTGATGGAGCACGCGAGCACCCGGGACCGCTGGCTGCACAAGCCCAGCTACACTCACTTCAACCTGGACAGCCACCGCTCCACAGAGCTCACGAATTTCTACCAG ATGGTCCAGCAGCATCGGAAGTACTATCAAGACAAGACGGGCATGGTGCCTCGAGTCCCCTACTTTGCGCTGCCAGTGAGGGAGCCGGAACGGTACCCCCTCCCCACCGTCCT GCCTCCTCTGTGCCCGAAGAAGAAGTGGCACCTTTTAAGACTAGCCCCCGAGAACCTGAAGACCTACCAGACCTTCCCATCAGGGAAGAGGGTCTCTCCACAAGAGCGGAAAAAGAGAGACTGCTACTTTGA
- the CIMIP2C gene encoding ciliary microtubule inner protein 2C isoform X6, which produces MPWVDSDLKRFLVPGPRPHCGLLLWRSLRHHHPQVLPGPPQRSHGEEPHSLRPRQPLPHHLLHQPQPPADGAREHPGPLAAQAQLHSLQPGQPPLHRAHEFLPDGPAASEVLSRQDGHGASSPLLCAASEGAGTVPPPHRPASSVPEEEVAPFKTSPREPEDLPDLPIREEGLSTRAEKERLLL; this is translated from the exons ATGCCATGGGTTGATTCTGATTTAAAGAGATTCTTA GTACCAGGGCCACGTCCCCACTGTGGCCTCCTCCTTTGGCGCTCCCTACGGCACCACCACCCTCAAGTACTTCCAGGACCACCGCAACGCAGCCATGGAGAAGAGCCACACTCCCTTCGGCCAAGGCAGCCACTTCCCCACCATCTTCTCCACCAACCCCAACCTCCTGCTGATGGAGCACGCGAGCACCCGGGACCGCTGGCTGCACAAGCCCAGCTACACTCACTTCAACCTGGACAGCCACCGCTCCACAGAGCTCACGAATTTCTACCAG ATGGTCCAGCAGCATCGGAAGTACTATCAAGACAAGACGGGCATGGTGCCTCGAGTCCCCTACTTTGCGCTGCCAGTGAGGGAGCCGGAACGGTACCCCCTCCCCACCGTCCT GCCTCCTCTGTGCCCGAAGAAGAAGTGGCACCTTTTAAGACTAGCCCCCGAGAACCTGAAGACCTACCAGACCTTCCCATCAGGGAAGAGGGTCTCTCCACAAGAGCGGAAAAAGAGAGACTGCTACTTTGA
- the CIMIP2C gene encoding ciliary microtubule inner protein 2C isoform X7: protein MPWVDSDLKRFLAWGPSLICGSTTPTVIGRYQGHVPTVASSFGAPYGTTTLKYFQDHRNAAMEKSHTPFGQGSHFPTIFSTNPNLLLMEHASTRDRWLHKPSYTHFNLDSHRSTELTNFYQMVQQHRKYYQDKTGMVPRVPYFALPVREPERYPLPTVLLPGHLHRC from the exons ATGCCATGGGTTGATTCTGATTTAAAGAGATTCTTA GCCTGGGGCCCTTCATTGATCTGTGGCTCCACCACCCCCACCGTGATCGGCAGGTACCAGGGCCACGTCCCCACTGTGGCCTCCTCCTTTGGCGCTCCCTACGGCACCACCACCCTCAAGTACTTCCAGGACCACCGCAACGCAGCCATGGAGAAGAGCCACACTCCCTTCGGCCAAGGCAGCCACTTCCCCACCATCTTCTCCACCAACCCCAACCTCCTGCTGATGGAGCACGCGAGCACCCGGGACCGCTGGCTGCACAAGCCCAGCTACACTCACTTCAACCTGGACAGCCACCGCTCCACAGAGCTCACGAATTTCTACCAG ATGGTCCAGCAGCATCGGAAGTACTATCAAGACAAGACGGGCATGGTGCCTCGAGTCCCCTACTTTGCGCTGCCAGTGAGGGAGCCGGAACGGTACCCCCTCCCCACCGTCCT GTTGCCTGGCCACTTGCACCGCTGCTGA